The Rufibacter sp. DG15C region AACTGGGTATTGAAGAAAATGCAAACCTCTGGCACCAAGGGCTTTCCTTTTAAGTGGGCAGAAGCAATTTCCAAGGCAGTAATGAGGTTGCGGCGGGCATCAGTGCGCATGCGCCCAATGGGGACTTGGGCCCCAGTGAAGATGACGGGCTTGGACAAATTCTCTAACAGAAAGCTCATGGCCGAAGCGCTGTAGGCCATAGTATCTGTCCCGTGCAGCACCACAAATCCATCATACTCCTCATAGTTTACCTGAATGATCTGGGCCAGCTTTATCCAATGCTCAACACCAATGTTAGATGAGTCTATAGGCGGATCCAGGCTCAACACCGTAAGCATCACCTTGAATTGGCGCATCTCAGGCACTCTATGGATGACCTCACTGAAGTCAAATGGCACTAGGTGTTCATCCTGTTTGTCTGACACCATGCCAATGGTACCACCCGTGTAAATAAGCAAAATAGACGCCTCCGGGTTGCGTGGGGCGGCCGTGTTGATATTTACCTTAAAAAACTTCATAGGCTTTAGGCGAATAGTTGGGTGGCATTGGTAGTGGTGGCCAAGGCAACTTCTTCCAATGAGATGGATTTTATTTCTGCGATGCGCTGGGCAATTTTAGGCAGGTAGGAAGGCTCATTTCGCTTGCCTCTATAGGGAACAGGCGCCAAATAAGGACTGTCCGTTTCCAAGACCAGATGTTTCAAATCTACTGCTTGCAAGACAGGCTCCAAACCCCCGTTCTTAAAGGTAGCCACGCCGCCAATCCCTAATAAAAAGCCCGCCTCTATGGCCAAATGTGCCTCTTCTACAGTACCCGAAAAGCAATGGAAGATTCCTGTAAGGCTACCATCTTGTTGCTGCTGTACAATGTCAAGGGTTTCTTTAAAGGCGTCACGGGTATGCAGGACAATGGGAATCTGGTACTGCTTGGCCCACTGGCATTGAGTGCGCAAAACCTCTTGCTGTTGCGCAAAGAACGTTTTGTCCCAGTAAAGGTCCAAGCCGGCCTCCCCTATTCCTTTAAAAGTCCTTTTATGAAACCAGCTTTCAATTTCATACAACACTTGCTGGTAGTCTTCTTTGACATAGCAAGGGTGCAGCCCCATGAGCGCATGACACATACCTGGGTGTTTCTCCTCCAGCGCCAACATCGCCTCAATGGAGGTGTTGTCAATGTTTGGCATGAAAATCTGTTCTACCTGCGCCTGTTTGGCCCGCAGCACCATGTCCTCCTGGTCTTCGGCAAACTCAGGGGCAAAGATATGGGCGTGGGTATCTATAAGTTTCATAAAGGAACTGTAAATGCTAGACACCGTTTTTGGGGTATTTTCCAGAAAACAGGCCAGAAACGACAAATATAACAGATTACCTTCAACCTGTTTTCAATACTGCCGTCCCTTCCAAGTAATCTTAAAAGGCAAAAAGTAAAATACAATCAGAAGGATGGAAATACTGACCAAATAAACTTCAAGAGAAAGTAGATCCATCCACTTCACGGTTTTACCAGCTCTGGCAACAGCTATCTTAATGAAAATACTTTGCAAGCCAACTTTCAATAA contains the following coding sequences:
- a CDS encoding TatD family hydrolase, with protein sequence MKLIDTHAHIFAPEFAEDQEDMVLRAKQAQVEQIFMPNIDNTSIEAMLALEEKHPGMCHALMGLHPCYVKEDYQQVLYEIESWFHKRTFKGIGEAGLDLYWDKTFFAQQQEVLRTQCQWAKQYQIPIVLHTRDAFKETLDIVQQQQDGSLTGIFHCFSGTVEEAHLAIEAGFLLGIGGVATFKNGGLEPVLQAVDLKHLVLETDSPYLAPVPYRGKRNEPSYLPKIAQRIAEIKSISLEEVALATTTNATQLFA